A genomic region of Coraliomargarita sinensis contains the following coding sequences:
- a CDS encoding PD-(D/E)XK motif protein, which translates to MKNPWHEIEKPDIDFNVRLVGESHPLRLYWGRDTQGRYLFIYESPPGMIPDRKSLPKLAGISVVVAFSASDTKLVLILNDTVNWELFHSLCEDLVRATSSIDKDEHGSVIFLRRLSRWQEFLKRERSGILSNEAIKGLIGELLFLTDKVAKSFSWSDAVSFWKGPEDAPQDFAVHDTAVEVKCQSGGSKPSVRVTSAEQLVPQLPRGFLAVYTIASADPGDPEAFTLNGLVAVIRSNLQAESENTRERFEDLLFMAGYTTREEYDEQFFMRIALKCYEIVDGFPRIEMASIPDGIERLSFTLRLESCSSFAATPDWWEENNES; encoded by the coding sequence ATGAAGAACCCCTGGCACGAAATCGAGAAACCCGACATCGACTTTAATGTCAGACTTGTCGGCGAATCCCACCCTCTCCGCCTCTACTGGGGGCGTGATACACAGGGCAGATACCTGTTTATTTACGAAAGTCCACCCGGTATGATTCCTGACCGAAAGTCGCTGCCAAAGCTCGCTGGAATATCAGTCGTAGTGGCTTTCAGCGCGTCCGACACCAAACTCGTTCTCATCCTGAACGACACGGTTAACTGGGAACTTTTCCACTCACTCTGTGAAGACCTTGTGCGGGCCACTTCCAGTATAGACAAGGATGAGCACGGCAGCGTGATCTTCCTTCGGCGTCTTTCACGCTGGCAGGAATTCCTCAAGCGCGAGCGCTCGGGCATACTTTCGAATGAAGCTATTAAAGGGCTCATCGGTGAGCTGCTTTTCCTGACAGACAAGGTCGCCAAGTCTTTTTCCTGGTCGGATGCGGTCAGCTTCTGGAAAGGCCCGGAGGATGCCCCTCAGGATTTTGCTGTGCATGACACAGCGGTAGAGGTGAAATGCCAGTCGGGAGGCTCCAAGCCCTCAGTGAGAGTTACTTCAGCAGAACAACTGGTCCCGCAATTGCCTAGAGGATTTCTCGCAGTTTATACCATTGCCAGTGCTGATCCGGGCGATCCCGAAGCTTTTACTTTGAATGGACTCGTGGCAGTAATCCGTTCCAACCTCCAGGCCGAATCGGAAAATACACGCGAGCGCTTCGAAGATCTTCTGTTTATGGCAGGTTACACGACACGCGAAGAGTATGATGAGCAGTTTTTCATGCGGATCGCACTCAAATGCTATGAAATCGTTGATGGCTTCCCCAGAATCGAAATGGCTTCGATCCCGGATGGTATCGAGCGCCTTTCGTTCACTCTGAGACTAGAAAGCTGCTCTTCGTTCGCAGCCACACCCGACTGGTGGGAGGAAAATAATGAAAGCTGA
- a CDS encoding Z1 domain-containing protein produces the protein MNKASMLIDRVMLDLQKHASPDEEAIVKYTKANALHLQIVDGIEYTEAELEEVLRHIKSQFVYRMEIGALFESEDYKPWLEQRQGDIEWYYWERYRKHLLTTKSFPPKVVRSLDEITDKILDRLEDPAKEGGWARRGLVVGHVQSGKTANYAGVVCKAADAGYQVIIVLAGLLNSLRNQTQERLDTDFMGYCTRLKDHVGASRFDKSRTPIYFTTSVEDFKKQTANSFGMKLDAVNEPVLFVLKKNKSTLENLHKWLLEHNRHNLRDKSMLLIDDEADHASINTNKDDKSPTAINRAIRDLLSIFDKSSFVGYTATPFANIFIDPDSEDEMKNGDLYKDLFPRDFILSLDPPDNYVGPHRIFRSEGDLDCIREIDDNEDVLHIKHKIDFTPEILPDSLHRAIECFFIAKAVRLLRGQHGKHHSMMVNASRFTRVQDELKGLILERVKALRSAIGNYASLPTEEAIRNEEIRHLHQTWELEFEDSGFSWEDIQGALKDSIDPARVISVNSASQDVLDYSSTDYPDGRTVIAVGGLGLSRGLTLEGLLVSYFLRNSVMYDTLMQMGRWFGYRDGYADLCRIFMTGQAESWYSHIAEATEELREDFRAMEKLKLTPVDFGLRVRSHPTALIVTARNKMRKGIQVPHKISLDGRLIETTALASNEEIIEENIKLTDSFITSMQGDGDITYERTPIGHLWSGVNLDQLASYIENFNNHPESFYTFYPKPLIEQLNSLQSEYPHGYVLLRTLAPKPDDGKLPFGNGLTGTGAYRSEKMAQLEKTFVSFKKKARMGESIDETAGLPAEEIEAIKNANKGKTINPRLYREAPGKKPLLIIHPLRVEGIEKDFVVGYGLSFPGSADSRRPQKLVEYIVNIPYWKNAYGDTLDEEEENSL, from the coding sequence ATGAATAAAGCGTCCATGCTCATCGACCGGGTCATGCTCGACCTGCAGAAACACGCCTCCCCCGACGAGGAAGCGATCGTCAAATACACGAAAGCAAACGCCTTGCATCTTCAAATTGTCGATGGGATTGAATATACCGAAGCCGAGCTCGAAGAAGTTCTGCGTCACATAAAGTCGCAGTTTGTCTACCGAATGGAGATCGGCGCACTCTTTGAGTCTGAAGACTATAAGCCATGGCTTGAGCAACGTCAGGGCGATATTGAATGGTATTACTGGGAGCGCTATCGCAAGCATCTCCTCACAACGAAAAGCTTTCCACCGAAGGTCGTCAGAAGTCTTGATGAAATCACGGATAAAATTTTAGATCGGCTGGAGGATCCCGCAAAAGAGGGGGGCTGGGCACGCAGGGGTCTCGTTGTCGGTCATGTCCAGTCAGGTAAGACGGCGAACTATGCGGGAGTAGTCTGCAAAGCTGCGGATGCCGGTTATCAGGTTATTATCGTGCTGGCGGGCCTTCTCAATTCTCTCCGCAACCAAACCCAGGAACGATTGGACACCGACTTTATGGGGTATTGTACACGGCTAAAGGACCACGTCGGGGCATCTCGTTTTGATAAATCCCGCACGCCCATTTACTTCACGACCAGCGTCGAGGACTTTAAAAAGCAGACTGCAAACAGCTTTGGCATGAAGCTTGATGCCGTAAATGAACCCGTGCTTTTTGTCCTGAAAAAAAACAAATCGACCCTGGAGAATCTGCATAAGTGGCTGCTGGAGCATAATCGGCACAACCTGCGGGACAAGTCGATGCTACTGATTGATGACGAAGCTGATCATGCCTCGATCAACACCAATAAAGACGACAAAAGTCCAACCGCCATCAACCGGGCGATCCGCGACCTGCTCTCGATATTCGATAAAAGTTCATTTGTCGGCTACACTGCGACACCCTTCGCAAATATCTTCATCGACCCCGACAGCGAAGATGAAATGAAGAATGGTGATCTTTACAAAGATCTGTTTCCTCGCGATTTCATCCTCAGCCTCGACCCTCCCGACAACTACGTGGGGCCTCATCGAATTTTCAGAAGCGAGGGAGATCTGGATTGCATTCGTGAAATCGACGACAACGAGGATGTCCTTCATATAAAGCATAAGATAGATTTCACGCCTGAGATCCTTCCAGATTCTCTTCATAGAGCGATCGAATGCTTTTTTATCGCCAAAGCAGTCCGTCTCCTCCGGGGCCAACACGGGAAGCACCACTCCATGATGGTAAACGCCAGCCGTTTCACCCGAGTACAAGACGAACTGAAGGGATTAATACTCGAACGAGTCAAAGCCCTCCGCAGTGCAATCGGCAACTACGCCTCACTACCAACAGAAGAAGCAATCAGAAACGAGGAAATCCGACATCTTCACCAGACATGGGAGTTGGAATTCGAAGACTCCGGTTTTTCCTGGGAGGACATCCAGGGCGCACTGAAAGATTCAATTGATCCAGCCAGAGTGATCAGTGTGAACAGTGCTTCGCAGGACGTCCTGGACTACAGCTCGACTGACTATCCTGATGGCAGAACTGTAATCGCGGTTGGCGGACTCGGGCTGTCCCGGGGTCTTACCCTCGAGGGACTGCTTGTCAGCTATTTCCTGAGAAATTCCGTCATGTATGACACCTTGATGCAGATGGGGCGCTGGTTTGGCTATCGGGATGGATACGCCGACCTCTGCCGCATCTTCATGACAGGTCAGGCCGAATCCTGGTATAGCCATATCGCAGAGGCTACCGAAGAGCTCCGAGAAGACTTCCGGGCGATGGAGAAGCTCAAACTTACACCCGTGGACTTCGGCCTTCGAGTCAGGAGCCATCCGACGGCACTCATAGTTACCGCCCGTAACAAGATGAGGAAAGGCATTCAAGTCCCTCATAAGATTTCATTGGATGGCCGTTTGATTGAAACAACCGCCCTCGCCTCGAATGAAGAGATAATAGAGGAAAACATTAAACTCACAGATTCGTTCATCACCTCGATGCAGGGAGATGGCGACATCACATACGAACGCACCCCGATCGGACACTTATGGTCTGGGGTCAATCTGGATCAACTAGCCAGCTACATTGAAAACTTCAACAACCACCCGGAATCGTTCTATACCTTCTACCCCAAACCATTGATCGAGCAGTTGAATTCCTTGCAGAGCGAATATCCGCATGGCTATGTTTTGCTCAGAACCCTCGCTCCTAAACCGGATGATGGCAAACTGCCCTTTGGAAATGGCCTGACCGGAACTGGAGCTTATCGTTCAGAAAAAATGGCTCAACTAGAAAAGACTTTCGTGTCATTCAAAAAGAAGGCGCGAATGGGTGAATCCATCGACGAGACTGCAGGTCTGCCCGCGGAAGAGATCGAAGCGATCAAGAACGCCAATAAGGGAAAAACGATCAATCCGCGCCTATACCGCGAAGCTCCGGGAAAGAAGCCACTGCTGATTATTCACCCCCTGCGGGTCGAAGGTATTGAGAAGGATTTTGTTGTTGGCTACGGTTTGAGCTTTCCCGGATCAGCGGACTCACGTCGCCCCCAGAAACTGGTGGAGTATATCGTTAACATTCCCTACTGGAAGAACGCCTACGGAGACACTCTTGATGAGGAGGAAGAAAATTCGCTATGA
- a CDS encoding ATP-binding protein, translated as MDSTAPSIGKTKVISLSPSPAALVESLRSIGYTVETALADIIDNSISAGASNVSVRFLWSDGKPWVAVMDNGCGMSEERLREAMRFGTQSPLLEREKHDLGRFGLGLKTASISQCRRLTVCSKYDSSISACEWDLDYLAAAESDDWMLKVLSAQEQRDDKLLSQLCADFLEDLSSGTAVIWRSMDAMLAGTERIDSERKFSEMMNQTREHLETVFHRFISPAPGQKPVRIDFNNSQLTAFNPFGPNIPARQELPVEKVTVNGQPIEVQPYVLPHQNKVSRAEYDRYAGEGGYLQNQGFYVYRNRRLIVKATWFRLMKKEELNKLIRVRIDIPNSLDHIWAINVDKSQVTPPEIVRKQLKNIIQRISGAGKQVYKRKAAKIINRNVVPIWNREISEGKISYSINLNHPLLNDPLEALPPNTRSRIERVFNVIAQSFPTDVFYTDKANDELEISLGELEESAAVELCRELIQAFRNCGLPVEEIRAKLLATEIPGASASIIEGLVTEEFQDE; from the coding sequence ATGGACTCTACCGCCCCCAGCATCGGAAAAACAAAGGTGATCTCGTTATCACCCTCCCCTGCAGCGCTGGTCGAGTCACTGAGAAGCATTGGTTATACCGTAGAAACGGCACTAGCCGATATTATCGACAACAGCATCAGCGCAGGAGCTTCAAATGTTTCCGTCCGCTTTCTGTGGTCTGATGGTAAGCCTTGGGTCGCCGTGATGGACAATGGCTGCGGCATGAGTGAGGAAAGGCTGAGAGAGGCCATGCGCTTCGGAACCCAGTCGCCGCTCCTTGAGCGGGAGAAGCACGACCTTGGCCGGTTCGGTTTAGGCCTGAAGACCGCTTCCATATCTCAATGCCGTCGACTGACAGTCTGCTCTAAATACGATTCTTCCATCTCTGCATGCGAATGGGACCTCGATTATCTGGCAGCCGCTGAATCTGACGACTGGATGTTGAAAGTATTGAGTGCCCAAGAACAACGGGACGACAAGCTGCTTTCACAACTTTGCGCTGACTTCCTCGAAGACCTAAGCTCTGGCACTGCTGTTATCTGGCGGAGTATGGATGCAATGCTGGCAGGCACGGAGCGCATCGACAGCGAGAGAAAATTCAGTGAAATGATGAATCAGACCCGAGAGCACCTTGAAACCGTATTCCACCGGTTCATTTCCCCTGCCCCGGGACAGAAGCCAGTGCGTATCGACTTCAACAACTCCCAACTGACCGCTTTCAATCCATTTGGTCCAAACATCCCTGCTCGTCAGGAATTACCAGTCGAGAAAGTTACTGTAAACGGTCAACCGATCGAAGTGCAGCCTTATGTTCTTCCCCATCAGAACAAGGTCAGCCGAGCAGAATACGACCGATATGCCGGCGAAGGCGGTTATCTACAGAATCAAGGGTTTTACGTTTACCGCAATCGTCGACTCATCGTGAAGGCAACATGGTTTCGCCTCATGAAGAAGGAAGAACTGAACAAGCTGATTCGCGTGCGCATCGACATTCCGAACAGCCTCGACCACATCTGGGCAATCAATGTGGACAAGTCGCAGGTTACTCCTCCCGAGATTGTCAGGAAGCAGTTGAAGAACATCATCCAACGAATCTCCGGCGCAGGGAAGCAGGTCTACAAAAGAAAGGCCGCCAAGATCATCAATCGCAATGTGGTTCCTATCTGGAACCGTGAGATCAGCGAGGGAAAAATCAGCTATTCGATAAACCTGAATCATCCCCTCCTGAACGATCCACTCGAAGCACTTCCACCAAATACGAGAAGTCGAATCGAAAGGGTATTTAATGTTATCGCTCAGAGTTTTCCAACGGATGTCTTTTACACGGATAAGGCCAATGACGAATTAGAAATTTCACTCGGCGAACTGGAGGAATCTGCGGCAGTGGAACTATGTCGGGAGCTGATACAGGCATTTCGAAACTGCGGACTCCCCGTCGAAGAAATAAGGGCCAAATTGCTGGCTACAGAGATTCCCGGAGCCTCCGCGTCGATTATAGAAGGATTAGTAACAGAGGAATTCCAAGATGAATAA
- a CDS encoding DNA cytosine methyltransferase: MAKKTSTIPVIDLFAGPGGLGEGFSRYPLEGGKRFKIGLSIEKDPSAHKTLTLRAFFRQFEEGKAPDEYYQYLRGEILKDELYGAFPAQAKAAEEEAQLLTLGKQDPNKLIQRKLRCTDHWVLIGGPPCQAYSLVGRSKILGGIKREPDETEEVFNRRRLATFDGDPRHQLYREYLAIIGKHWPSVFVMENVRGILSAKHNGERIFPKILKDLSNPAEVFPGKRRRYKYRIYSLTVPSDGNPLEQEPSDFIIHSEQYGIPQARHRVILLGIRDDLDCGKIPLLKPCGQRTVEETISDLPKLTPGVTKQNGMRAYDALAELLDVSLSRGASGDFFDFEVIHRLERAIKNARRREDRGSRYKSLEEPLDDWWFGDPKLNGVCNHETRSHIKEDLWRYAFASCYAEQTGASPQLRDFPKALLPNHANVKEAIRGQKFGDRFRVQVANRPSSTITSHISKDGHYFIHYDPRQYRSLTVREAARLQTFPDNYFFEGTRTSQYHQVGNAVPPLLAYKIAGVVSKLIDSIT, encoded by the coding sequence ATGGCAAAGAAGACCTCAACTATTCCGGTGATCGACCTGTTTGCTGGCCCAGGAGGCTTGGGGGAAGGATTTTCGCGTTATCCCCTGGAGGGGGGCAAGCGTTTCAAGATTGGACTTTCCATCGAAAAAGACCCCAGCGCTCACAAGACACTGACCCTCAGGGCATTTTTCAGGCAATTCGAAGAAGGAAAAGCACCGGACGAATATTATCAGTATCTCAGAGGTGAAATTTTGAAAGATGAACTCTATGGGGCATTTCCTGCTCAAGCAAAAGCCGCAGAAGAGGAGGCACAACTTCTCACCTTAGGTAAGCAGGACCCGAATAAACTGATACAAAGAAAGCTTCGCTGCACGGACCACTGGGTTTTAATCGGCGGGCCACCCTGCCAGGCATACTCTCTGGTGGGGCGTTCCAAGATCCTCGGGGGCATCAAGCGCGAACCAGACGAGACCGAAGAGGTGTTCAACCGGCGTCGCTTGGCCACGTTTGATGGAGATCCCCGACATCAGCTTTACAGAGAATATTTGGCAATCATAGGAAAACATTGGCCAAGTGTGTTTGTCATGGAGAATGTCCGTGGCATCCTGTCAGCAAAACACAACGGAGAGCGGATCTTCCCAAAAATCCTTAAAGACCTGAGCAATCCCGCCGAAGTTTTTCCGGGTAAGAGACGCAGATACAAGTATCGCATCTATTCTCTGACAGTACCGTCAGATGGGAATCCACTCGAACAGGAGCCCAGTGATTTCATCATACACTCGGAACAATACGGAATACCGCAAGCAAGACACAGGGTTATCTTGCTCGGCATACGTGATGATCTCGATTGTGGAAAAATCCCTCTCCTTAAACCGTGCGGGCAGAGAACTGTTGAGGAAACCATCTCCGACCTGCCAAAATTAACGCCCGGGGTCACCAAGCAGAACGGCATGCGAGCCTACGATGCCCTTGCGGAATTACTTGATGTATCACTCTCCAGAGGAGCCAGTGGTGATTTCTTCGACTTTGAAGTTATTCACCGGCTAGAACGTGCGATCAAAAATGCACGACGCAGAGAGGATCGTGGTAGCCGCTATAAGTCCCTTGAGGAGCCTCTGGATGACTGGTGGTTTGGAGACCCAAAGCTGAATGGGGTCTGCAACCACGAAACCCGCAGCCACATCAAGGAAGATCTCTGGCGATATGCATTCGCCTCCTGTTATGCCGAACAAACTGGTGCATCTCCGCAGCTCCGAGACTTTCCTAAGGCACTCTTACCCAACCATGCCAATGTCAAAGAAGCAATTAGAGGTCAGAAATTTGGCGACCGCTTTCGCGTCCAGGTCGCAAATCGGCCCTCCTCTACCATAACATCGCACATCTCCAAAGACGGGCATTACTTTATCCATTATGACCCAAGGCAGTACCGAAGCCTGACTGTTCGTGAAGCAGCGCGGCTCCAAACCTTCCCGGACAACTATTTTTTTGAGGGGACCAGAACCTCGCAGTATCATCAGGTCGGCAATGCAGTGCCTCCTCTCCTCGCATATAAGATTGCAGGGGTCGTCTCAAAACTGATTGATTCCATAACGTAA
- a CDS encoding very short patch repair endonuclease has product MRRIRSKNTRPEQAVRSLLHRAGFRFTVNGPLNRSLPGKPDLVLPRFKIAVLVHGCFWHRHEDCKYAYMPKSRVEFWKEKFRKNVQRDREVVTLLKEAGWQPFVVWECQLKRDTEHVLERFKDMAQKHTNECVESGRAL; this is encoded by the coding sequence ATGAGGCGAATCCGATCAAAAAACACACGCCCCGAGCAGGCCGTACGTTCCCTGCTTCATCGCGCAGGTTTCAGATTTACTGTGAATGGTCCCCTGAATCGCTCTCTCCCGGGCAAACCAGACCTTGTTCTGCCACGATTCAAAATCGCCGTCCTTGTACATGGCTGCTTCTGGCACAGGCATGAGGACTGCAAATATGCCTATATGCCAAAATCGCGTGTCGAATTCTGGAAGGAGAAATTCAGAAAGAACGTTCAGCGCGACAGAGAGGTCGTTACCCTGCTGAAAGAAGCAGGCTGGCAGCCGTTCGTAGTTTGGGAATGTCAACTGAAAAGAGACACAGAGCACGTTTTAGAGCGCTTTAAAGATATGGCGCAGAAACACACGAATGAATGCGTTGAAAGCGGGAGGGCTCTCTAG
- a CDS encoding helix-turn-helix domain-containing protein has translation MPTEHTFSDLLKSVRLRLALSQEDIARELGVSFATVNRWENGKASPSRLALAQFNRFCEQKVKEGKLAESDLEEGERGD, from the coding sequence TTGCCTACTGAACACACATTTTCTGATCTGCTTAAATCTGTGAGACTACGACTCGCCTTGAGCCAGGAGGATATCGCACGCGAATTAGGCGTCAGTTTCGCCACTGTAAACAGGTGGGAGAACGGAAAAGCATCTCCGTCACGGCTCGCACTTGCCCAATTCAACCGGTTTTGCGAGCAGAAGGTGAAAGAAGGAAAGCTTGCAGAAAGCGACCTGGAGGAGGGAGAGCGTGGTGACTGA